Proteins encoded in a region of the Pseudomonas shahriarae genome:
- the algW gene encoding Do family serine endopeptidase AlgW, translating into MLKALRFFGWPLLAGVLIAMLIIQRYPQWVGLPSLDVNLQQAPQTSAVQQGPVTYADAVVVAAPAVVNLYTTKVINKPAHPLFEDPQFRRFFGDNSPKQRRMESSLGSGVIMSPEGYILTNNHVSTGADQIVVALRDGRETLARVVGSDPETDLAVLKIDLKNLPSITIGRSESLRVGDVALAIGNPFGVGQTVTMGIISATGRNQLGLNSYEDFIQTDAAINPGNSGGALVDANGNLTGINTAIFSKSGGSQGIGFAIPVKLAMEVMKSIIEHGQVIRGWLGIEVQPLTKELSESFGLTGRPGIVIAGILRGGPAEKAGMQVGDVILSIDGEPAGDGRRSMNQVARIKPTEKVAIQVMRNGKEIKLLAEVGLRPPPAPVKEQE; encoded by the coding sequence ATGCTCAAGGCGCTGCGTTTTTTTGGATGGCCATTGTTGGCCGGCGTGCTGATCGCGATGCTGATTATTCAGCGTTATCCGCAATGGGTCGGCCTGCCAAGCCTGGACGTCAACCTGCAACAGGCACCGCAAACCAGCGCGGTGCAACAAGGCCCGGTGACCTACGCCGATGCGGTGGTGGTCGCTGCGCCCGCAGTGGTCAACCTATACACCACCAAAGTCATCAATAAACCGGCGCACCCGCTGTTTGAAGACCCACAGTTCCGGCGGTTCTTCGGTGACAATTCGCCCAAGCAGCGCCGCATGGAGTCGAGCCTCGGCTCCGGGGTGATCATGAGCCCCGAAGGCTACATCCTGACCAACAACCATGTAAGCACCGGGGCCGACCAGATTGTCGTGGCCCTGCGCGATGGCCGCGAAACCCTGGCGCGGGTAGTGGGCAGCGACCCGGAAACCGACCTTGCGGTCCTGAAGATCGACCTGAAGAACCTGCCCTCCATCACCATCGGCCGCTCCGAAAGCCTGCGGGTCGGTGATGTGGCCTTGGCGATCGGCAACCCGTTCGGCGTCGGCCAGACCGTGACCATGGGCATCATCAGCGCCACCGGGCGTAATCAGTTGGGCCTTAACAGCTACGAAGACTTTATCCAGACCGACGCGGCGATCAACCCGGGCAACTCCGGCGGCGCGCTGGTGGACGCCAATGGCAACCTGACCGGCATCAACACGGCGATTTTTTCCAAGTCCGGCGGCTCCCAGGGCATCGGTTTTGCGATCCCGGTGAAGCTGGCGATGGAAGTGATGAAGTCGATCATCGAGCACGGCCAGGTGATCCGTGGCTGGCTGGGGATTGAAGTGCAACCGCTGACCAAGGAGCTGTCGGAGTCGTTTGGCCTGACCGGGCGCCCAGGCATCGTGATTGCCGGCATCCTGCGCGGCGGCCCGGCGGAGAAAGCCGGGATGCAGGTGGGCGATGTGATCCTCAGCATCGACGGTGAACCGGCGGGCGATGGTCGCCGTTCGATGAACCAGGTGGCGCGGATCAAACCGACGGAAAAGGTCGCGATCCAGGTGATGCGCAACGGCAAAGAGATCAAGCTGCTGGCCGAAGTGGGCCTGCGCCCGCCGCCCGCCCCGGTGAAAGAGCAGGAATAA
- the hemH gene encoding ferrochelatase, translating into MTDHALLLVNLGSPASTSVADVRSYLNQFLMDPYVIDLPWPVRRLLVSLILIKRPEQSAHAYASIWWDEGSPLVVLSRRLQQQMTSQWTHGPVELAMRYGEPSIESVLTRLAGQGIHKVTLAPLYPQFADSTVTTVIEEARRVVREKKLDLQFSILQPFYDQPEYLDALVASARPHLQQDYDHLLFSFHGLPERHLNKLNPGHSLDGAGDCCANASPEVRTTCYRGQCFSVARDFAARMGLPEGKWSVAFQSRLGRAKWIEPYTEARLEALAQQGVKKLLVMCPAFVADCIETLEEIGDRGLEQFREAGGEELVLVPCLNDDPQWAAALNTLCERAPVSL; encoded by the coding sequence ATGACGGATCACGCGTTGTTACTGGTCAACCTGGGCTCGCCGGCGTCCACTTCGGTGGCCGATGTGCGCAGCTACCTCAATCAGTTCTTGATGGACCCGTATGTGATCGACCTGCCATGGCCGGTGCGGCGCTTGCTGGTGTCGCTGATCCTGATCAAGCGTCCCGAGCAGTCGGCCCACGCCTACGCCTCGATCTGGTGGGACGAAGGCTCGCCGCTGGTGGTCCTCAGTCGCCGCCTGCAGCAGCAGATGACCAGCCAATGGACCCATGGCCCGGTGGAACTGGCGATGCGTTATGGCGAACCGTCGATTGAAAGCGTGCTGACCCGCCTGGCCGGCCAGGGCATCCATAAGGTCACGCTGGCGCCGTTGTATCCACAGTTTGCCGACAGCACCGTGACCACGGTGATCGAAGAAGCGCGGCGGGTGGTGCGCGAGAAGAAACTCGACCTGCAGTTCTCGATCCTGCAACCGTTCTACGACCAGCCGGAATACCTCGATGCCCTGGTGGCCAGTGCCAGGCCGCATTTGCAGCAGGATTACGATCACCTGCTGTTCAGCTTCCATGGCCTGCCGGAACGCCATCTGAATAAACTCAACCCCGGGCATTCCCTGGACGGTGCGGGCGACTGCTGCGCCAATGCGTCGCCTGAGGTGCGTACCACCTGTTATCGCGGGCAATGCTTCAGCGTCGCCCGCGACTTTGCCGCGCGCATGGGCCTGCCTGAGGGTAAATGGTCGGTAGCGTTCCAGTCGCGCCTGGGCCGGGCGAAGTGGATCGAACCCTACACCGAGGCCCGCCTGGAGGCTCTGGCTCAGCAGGGGGTGAAGAAGTTGCTGGTGATGTGCCCGGCGTTTGTCGCCGATTGCATCGAGACCCTGGAGGAGATCGGTGATCGCGGCCTGGAACAGTTCCGCGAAGCCGGGGGCGAGGAGTTAGTGCTGGTGCCGTGCCTCAATGATGATCCGCAGTGGGCGGCGGCACTTAACACCTTGTGCGAAAGAGCGCCCGTCAGCCTCTAA
- a CDS encoding TIGR02450 family Trp-rich protein, with amino-acid sequence MNRINPTKLLLSKWTATHPRNKEKHFLVTELFRDEEDNVLEIELQAVLTRRGERLTWQSLQDAERWKMGWQ; translated from the coding sequence ATGAACCGCATCAATCCAACAAAACTGTTGCTCTCCAAATGGACAGCAACCCACCCGCGAAACAAGGAAAAACATTTCCTGGTCACCGAGTTGTTTCGCGATGAAGAAGACAACGTACTGGAGATTGAACTGCAAGCCGTCTTGACCCGGCGCGGAGAACGCCTGACCTGGCAGAGCCTGCAAGATGCCGAGCGCTGGAAAATGGGCTGGCAATAA
- a CDS encoding TIGR01777 family oxidoreductase encodes MHILLTGGTGLIGRQLCQYWSAQGHQLTVWSRNPAQVATLCGAQVKGVARLQDVTQPVDAVINLAGAPIADRLWTHKRKALLWSSRISLTETLLAWLEGLAVKPAMLISGSAVGWYGDGGERELTEASGPVLDDFPSQLCIAWEETAQRAEAFGLRVVLVRTGLVLAAEGGFLSRLLLPFKLALGGPIGNGRQWMPWVHIKDQIALIDFLLHKPDASGPYNACAPQPVRNREFAKTLGQVLHRPAFMPMPAFALRVGLGELSGLLLGGQKALPERLLAAGFTFQFTELHAALDDLSSRL; translated from the coding sequence ATGCATATTTTGCTGACCGGCGGTACCGGTCTGATCGGCCGCCAGCTTTGCCAGTACTGGAGCGCCCAGGGGCATCAGTTGACGGTATGGAGCCGCAATCCCGCGCAGGTCGCCACCCTGTGCGGTGCGCAGGTGAAGGGCGTTGCCCGTTTGCAGGATGTAACGCAGCCGGTGGATGCTGTTATCAACCTGGCCGGCGCGCCGATCGCCGACCGGCTCTGGACCCATAAACGCAAGGCATTGCTGTGGAGCAGTCGGATCAGCCTGACGGAAACCTTGCTGGCCTGGCTTGAAGGCCTGGCGGTAAAACCTGCGATGTTGATTTCCGGGTCGGCGGTGGGCTGGTATGGCGATGGCGGTGAGCGCGAGCTGACCGAAGCCAGCGGCCCGGTGCTGGACGATTTTCCCAGCCAGTTGTGCATTGCCTGGGAAGAAACCGCCCAGCGCGCCGAGGCCTTCGGCCTGCGGGTGGTGCTGGTGCGTACTGGCCTGGTGCTAGCGGCCGAGGGCGGCTTTTTGTCGCGGTTGTTACTGCCCTTTAAACTGGCGCTGGGCGGGCCTATCGGTAACGGTCGGCAGTGGATGCCGTGGGTGCATATCAAGGATCAAATCGCCCTGATTGATTTTCTTCTACACAAACCTGACGCCAGCGGTCCTTATAATGCCTGCGCGCCCCAGCCGGTGCGTAACCGCGAGTTTGCCAAGACCCTGGGCCAGGTGCTGCACCGCCCGGCGTTTATGCCGATGCCGGCGTTTGCCTTGCGGGTGGGTTTGGGCGAGTTGTCCGGCCTGTTGCTGGGCGGGCAGAAGGCGCTACCCGAGCGGTTGTTGGCCGCCGGTTTCACTTTTCAGTTCACTGAGTTGCACGCGGCCCTGGACGACTTGTCCAGCCGCCTCTAG
- the phrB gene encoding deoxyribodipyrimidine photo-lyase → MHLIWLRSDLRLHDNTALAAACQRGPTAAVYLITADQWLAHDDAPCKVDFWLRNLKALSLALGELNIPLLIRHADTWDQVPQVLVQVCQALSVESVHTNEEYGIHESRRDAAVAQALEAHGVGFHSYLDQLLFQPGSVLTKTGTYFQVFSQFRKVCYNRLHSALPRRVATPKAQAALPFASDAVPEQVKGFAPPSDTLRALWPAGEDEAQRRLAQFADAQISYYKDERDFPAKPGTSQLSAYLAAGVISPRQCLHAALQSNQGEFESGDIGAITWINELLWREFYKHILVGYPRVSRHRAFRPETEAVAWRHAPADLAAWQEARTGLPIIDAAMRQLLETGWMHNRLRMVVAMFLTKNLLIDWREGERFFMRHLIDGDLAANNGGWQWSSSTGTDSAPYFRIFSPLSQSEKFDGEGRFIKQWLPQLAGLNKKEVHNPDAVGGLFGVADYPRPIVDLKSSRERALAAFRALPSRQAAGGVYE, encoded by the coding sequence ATGCATCTGATCTGGCTGCGCAGCGACCTGCGCCTGCATGACAACACCGCCCTCGCTGCCGCCTGCCAGCGCGGCCCGACAGCGGCGGTGTACCTGATTACCGCCGATCAGTGGCTGGCCCATGACGATGCGCCGTGCAAGGTGGACTTCTGGCTGCGCAACCTCAAGGCCCTGAGCCTGGCCCTGGGAGAGCTGAATATTCCCCTGCTGATCCGCCATGCCGACACTTGGGACCAGGTGCCACAGGTACTGGTGCAGGTGTGCCAGGCCCTGTCAGTCGAGAGCGTGCACACCAACGAAGAATACGGGATCCACGAAAGCCGGCGCGATGCCGCCGTGGCCCAGGCTCTGGAAGCACACGGGGTAGGGTTTCACAGCTATCTGGACCAACTGCTGTTCCAGCCTGGCAGCGTATTGACCAAGACCGGCACTTACTTCCAGGTGTTCAGCCAGTTTCGCAAGGTCTGTTACAACCGCCTGCACAGTGCCCTGCCGCGCCGGGTGGCGACGCCCAAGGCGCAGGCCGCGCTGCCGTTCGCCAGTGATGCAGTTCCCGAGCAGGTCAAGGGATTTGCCCCGCCCAGCGACACCCTGCGCGCCCTTTGGCCGGCCGGTGAAGACGAGGCGCAGCGACGCCTTGCCCAGTTTGCCGACGCACAAATCAGCTATTACAAGGATGAACGCGACTTCCCGGCCAAGCCCGGCACCAGCCAACTGTCTGCGTACCTCGCCGCCGGCGTGATTTCGCCACGCCAGTGCCTGCATGCGGCGCTGCAAAGTAACCAGGGTGAATTCGAAAGCGGCGACATCGGCGCAATCACCTGGATCAACGAATTGCTGTGGCGCGAGTTCTACAAACATATCCTGGTGGGTTACCCACGGGTGTCGCGCCATCGTGCCTTTCGCCCGGAAACCGAAGCTGTGGCCTGGCGCCACGCTCCCGCTGATCTGGCCGCCTGGCAAGAGGCACGCACCGGCCTGCCGATCATTGATGCCGCGATGCGCCAGCTCTTGGAAACCGGCTGGATGCATAACCGCCTGCGCATGGTGGTGGCGATGTTTCTGACCAAGAACCTGCTGATCGACTGGCGCGAAGGCGAGCGCTTTTTTATGCGCCACTTGATCGACGGCGATCTGGCGGCCAATAACGGCGGCTGGCAATGGAGTTCGTCCACCGGCACCGACTCGGCACCGTACTTCCGGATTTTCAGCCCGTTGAGCCAGTCCGAGAAATTCGATGGCGAAGGGCGTTTTATCAAGCAGTGGCTGCCACAACTGGCGGGATTGAACAAAAAGGAAGTGCACAACCCCGACGCTGTCGGCGGGCTGTTTGGCGTGGCCGACTACCCACGGCCCATCGTCGATCTGAAGTCTTCCCGCGAGCGGGCGCTGGCGGCCTTTCGTGCCCTGCCCTCACGCCAGGCGGCAGGGGGTGTGTATGAGTGA
- a CDS encoding MerR family transcriptional regulator: protein MNVSPQPPAQPVEDVALALEQGWLPIREVARQTGVNAVTLRAWERRYGLIVPQRTPKGHRLFNADHVQRIQTILTWLNRGVPVSQVKQLIDNAQPVDDSVENEWQNLRQTLIQAIGQLAERRVDDVFNQAMALYPPRTLCEQLLLPLFKELEQRWQGQFGAQTERVFFHSWLRSKFGARMYHNNRQLNGPPLLLINHSDLPLEPHLWLSAWLASSADCPVEVFDWPLPTGELALAVEHLQPRAVLLYSSKALHLATLPKLLSGTHCPILIAGPTVCIHQAELSVLTQDTPQLVLAEDPLSAHQLLIQRGLL from the coding sequence ATGAATGTTTCCCCGCAACCCCCTGCCCAACCCGTCGAAGATGTGGCCCTGGCCCTGGAACAAGGCTGGCTGCCGATTCGCGAAGTGGCCCGCCAGACCGGGGTCAACGCGGTGACCCTGCGCGCCTGGGAACGGCGTTACGGCCTGATCGTGCCGCAGCGTACGCCCAAGGGCCATCGGCTGTTCAACGCCGACCATGTGCAGCGCATCCAGACTATCCTGACGTGGCTCAACCGAGGCGTACCGGTAAGCCAGGTCAAGCAGTTGATCGACAACGCCCAGCCGGTGGACGACAGCGTCGAAAACGAATGGCAGAACCTGCGCCAGACCTTGATCCAGGCCATCGGTCAACTGGCCGAGCGCCGGGTCGACGACGTGTTCAACCAGGCCATGGCCCTTTACCCACCGCGTACCCTGTGCGAGCAACTGCTGTTGCCACTGTTCAAGGAGCTGGAGCAGCGCTGGCAAGGCCAGTTCGGCGCGCAGACGGAGCGGGTGTTTTTCCATTCCTGGCTGCGCAGCAAGTTCGGCGCACGGATGTATCACAACAACCGCCAGCTCAACGGCCCGCCATTGTTGCTGATCAACCATTCCGACCTGCCGCTCGAACCGCACCTGTGGCTGAGCGCCTGGCTGGCCAGCAGCGCCGATTGCCCGGTGGAAGTTTTCGACTGGCCGTTGCCTACCGGCGAACTGGCCCTGGCCGTCGAGCACCTGCAACCGCGCGCCGTGCTGCTGTACTCGAGCAAGGCCCTCCATTTAGCGACCTTGCCGAAACTGCTGAGCGGCACCCACTGCCCGATCCTGATTGCCGGACCAACGGTGTGCATCCATCAAGCCGAGTTATCCGTATTAACTCAGGACACCCCTCAATTGGTGCTGGCCGAAGACCCCTTGTCGGCCCATCAGCTCCTGATCCAGCGTGGGCTTCTCTAA
- a CDS encoding YbgA family protein — translation MSVTGKPKIAISACLLGENVRFNGGHKQSPLCSQTLSDYFDFVPLCPEVAIGLGIPREPIRLVGDPLQPQAVGTVHRELNVTGALDEYGQRMAAEHTDLCGYIFMQKSPSCGLERVKVYRDNGTPAEGGGRGIYAQAFCARHPNLPVEEDGRLHDPVLRENFLTRVFVYATWQQLLAQGLTRHQLLAFHSRYKYLLMAHSPAHYKSLGNLLGSMSKDCDLPVLAAEYFSELMTALKKCATRGTHSNVLQHISGYLKQALSAADKQEMQALISQYRQGIVPLVVPLTLLKHHFRQHPDRYIAQQAYLQPHPENLSLRNAI, via the coding sequence GTGTCCGTCACCGGCAAACCAAAAATCGCCATCAGCGCCTGCCTGCTCGGCGAAAACGTGCGCTTCAACGGCGGGCACAAACAATCCCCCTTGTGCAGCCAGACACTCAGTGACTATTTCGACTTCGTGCCACTGTGCCCCGAAGTCGCTATTGGCCTGGGCATCCCCCGTGAGCCGATTCGCCTGGTGGGCGACCCACTCCAGCCGCAAGCCGTGGGCACAGTCCACCGCGAACTGAATGTGACCGGCGCACTGGATGAGTACGGCCAGCGCATGGCCGCCGAACATACGGACCTGTGCGGCTATATCTTCATGCAGAAATCACCGTCCTGCGGCCTGGAACGGGTCAAGGTCTACCGCGACAACGGCACCCCGGCCGAGGGCGGTGGGCGCGGCATCTATGCCCAGGCATTCTGCGCACGCCATCCCAACCTGCCGGTGGAGGAAGATGGCCGCCTGCACGACCCGGTGCTGCGGGAAAATTTCCTGACCCGGGTCTTTGTCTATGCCACATGGCAACAATTGCTGGCGCAGGGTCTGACCCGTCACCAGCTGCTGGCCTTCCACTCGCGCTATAAATACCTGCTGATGGCCCATAGTCCGGCCCACTACAAAAGCCTGGGCAACCTGCTGGGCAGCATGAGCAAGGACTGTGACCTGCCAGTGCTGGCCGCCGAGTATTTCAGCGAGCTGATGACGGCCCTGAAAAAGTGCGCCACCCGTGGCACCCATTCCAATGTGTTGCAGCACATCAGCGGTTACCTCAAGCAGGCCCTGAGCGCCGCAGACAAACAGGAAATGCAGGCGCTGATCAGCCAATACCGGCAAGGCATCGTGCCGCTGGTCGTGCCGCTGACCTTGCTCAAGCATCACTTTCGCCAACACCCGGACCGCTACATCGCGCAGCAGGCCTACCTGCAACCGCATCCGGAAAATCTCAGCCTGCGTAATGCGATCTAA
- a CDS encoding DUF4198 domain-containing protein, whose protein sequence is MQALKSLAVLGLLFATQVSAHGLWTEQRRGHIEVVYGHGAEDEAFKARKVSGAWAYDASGRMIPVTVQRLDDQARLQPLKSPAVLAVAFDNGLWTQTPDKKWVNKGHSQVPGAVETTQALKYSLAIYQAGAKLPKLDQLRMVIVPEVDPLTVGPGQSLPVRVLIDGKPAAGIKLIGDYRSAPNTLSTETDKDGRAQVLVRNEALNVIAAQAQVPVKDNGEVHIRALFSSLTFLGQPHHE, encoded by the coding sequence ATGCAAGCGCTCAAATCATTGGCCGTGCTCGGCCTGCTGTTCGCCACCCAGGTATCGGCCCACGGTCTGTGGACCGAGCAACGCCGGGGGCATATCGAGGTGGTCTATGGCCACGGTGCCGAAGACGAAGCCTTCAAGGCCAGGAAAGTCAGCGGCGCCTGGGCCTATGACGCCAGTGGCCGGATGATCCCGGTGACCGTACAACGCCTGGACGACCAGGCGCGCCTGCAACCGCTCAAATCTCCTGCGGTGCTGGCCGTGGCGTTTGATAACGGCCTGTGGACGCAAACCCCAGACAAGAAATGGGTGAACAAGGGCCACAGCCAGGTGCCGGGCGCCGTCGAAACGACCCAGGCCCTGAAGTACAGCCTGGCGATCTATCAGGCCGGGGCAAAACTGCCCAAGCTGGATCAGTTGAGGATGGTGATCGTGCCCGAAGTCGACCCGCTGACCGTCGGCCCAGGCCAATCGCTGCCTGTACGGGTGCTGATCGACGGCAAGCCCGCCGCCGGAATCAAGTTGATTGGCGACTACCGCAGCGCGCCGAACACCTTGAGTACCGAGACCGACAAGGATGGCCGGGCCCAGGTACTGGTGCGCAATGAAGCGCTGAATGTGATTGCGGCGCAGGCACAAGTGCCGGTCAAAGATAACGGCGAGGTCCACATCCGCGCGCTGTTCAGCTCACTGACCTTTCTTGGCCAGCCCCATCACGAGTAA
- a CDS encoding TonB-dependent siderophore receptor: MTSRKFAPLAGLALGLLVDPVFAEDTNTLELGTTSITGEAYESATGPVTGYRATRSASATKTDTALRDIPQSISVIPTTVLKDLGSNNVERALEFAGGVSKQNNFGGLTLYEYSIRGFTTSAFYQDGFSANRGYPSTPDTANIERIEVLKGPAASLYGRGDPGGTVNIVTKKPQAEAFTTLQTSAGSWDRYRTAVDINTPLDSEGNVLSRVNLAVEDNHSFRDHVQSKRVFVAPSFSWQLDPDTSLLVESEFVRHSSTFDRGIVAPNDRWSGMSRSTFLGEPNDGDIDNHNNRLQATLEHHLNDAWKLRLASHYKQGSLWGHASESRPLNADGHTVNRRYRERSTGWHDSITQLELRGLFDIGSWQHELLIGTEYEDYRKKERVTAITGSYPIDIYQPVYGQPKPNGKPTGTDFFTQVKSQALNLQDQIVFTDRLRGLVGVRLEHVEQSSEDFTRNGAKSQKTHDVMTQRAGLLYQLTPQVGLFANASTSFKPQSDLDAAGKFLEPEEGVGYEVGIKTELFDDRLSATVAAFHINKENTLATDPATDLKRAIGKARSQGVDLQLSGQLTDAVRVIGALAYIDAQVTKGDKEIPTGSRVPGVAKRSGSLLGVYEFQDGALRGSDLGAAFTYVGDRSGEAGKSFELPAYHTVDLLAHYKASDNLTVGLNLNNLFDEKYYERSYSNYWVTPGEPRNFTVSLTLNL; this comes from the coding sequence ATGACGTCTCGAAAGTTTGCGCCCCTGGCCGGTCTCGCCCTGGGATTGCTGGTGGACCCGGTGTTTGCAGAAGACACCAACACGCTTGAACTGGGCACCACCAGCATCACCGGCGAGGCGTATGAATCCGCTACCGGCCCGGTCACGGGTTACCGTGCGACCCGCTCGGCCAGCGCGACCAAGACCGACACCGCCCTGCGGGATATCCCACAGTCAATCAGCGTAATCCCCACCACAGTGCTCAAGGACCTGGGCAGCAACAACGTCGAGCGCGCCCTGGAGTTTGCCGGCGGGGTGTCCAAGCAGAACAACTTCGGTGGCCTGACCCTTTACGAATACAGTATTCGCGGCTTCACCACCTCGGCGTTCTACCAGGATGGTTTCAGCGCCAACCGTGGCTACCCGAGCACGCCGGACACGGCCAATATCGAACGTATCGAAGTGCTCAAGGGCCCCGCCGCCAGCCTCTATGGCCGTGGCGATCCCGGCGGCACCGTGAATATCGTCACCAAAAAGCCCCAAGCCGAAGCCTTTACCACCCTGCAGACCAGCGCCGGCAGTTGGGACCGCTACCGCACCGCCGTCGATATCAACACCCCGCTGGACAGCGAAGGCAATGTGCTGTCGCGGGTCAATCTGGCAGTGGAAGACAACCACAGCTTTCGTGACCACGTGCAGAGCAAGCGGGTGTTTGTCGCCCCATCGTTCAGTTGGCAACTGGACCCGGACACCAGCCTGTTGGTGGAAAGTGAGTTCGTGCGCCACAGCTCAACGTTCGACCGGGGCATCGTCGCGCCGAATGACCGCTGGAGCGGCATGTCCCGCTCGACCTTCCTCGGCGAGCCCAACGACGGCGATATCGACAACCACAACAACCGCCTGCAAGCCACCCTCGAGCATCACTTGAACGATGCCTGGAAGCTGCGCCTGGCCAGCCATTACAAACAAGGCAGCCTCTGGGGCCACGCCTCGGAAAGCCGCCCGCTGAATGCCGATGGGCATACCGTCAACCGCCGTTACCGCGAACGCTCCACGGGTTGGCACGACAGCATCACCCAGTTGGAGCTGCGCGGTCTGTTCGATATCGGCAGTTGGCAGCATGAATTGCTGATCGGCACCGAGTACGAGGACTACCGCAAGAAAGAACGGGTGACCGCCATCACCGGCAGCTACCCGATTGATATCTACCAACCGGTCTATGGCCAGCCCAAGCCCAATGGCAAGCCCACGGGCACTGATTTTTTCACCCAGGTGAAAAGCCAGGCGCTGAACCTGCAAGACCAGATCGTATTTACCGACCGCCTGCGCGGCCTGGTGGGCGTGCGCCTGGAGCACGTCGAGCAAAGCTCAGAGGACTTCACCCGCAACGGCGCCAAGAGCCAGAAAACCCACGATGTCATGACCCAGCGGGCCGGCCTGCTGTATCAACTGACCCCGCAGGTGGGGCTGTTTGCCAACGCCAGTACCTCGTTCAAGCCGCAAAGTGACCTGGACGCAGCCGGTAAATTCCTCGAGCCCGAAGAAGGTGTTGGTTATGAAGTCGGTATCAAGACAGAGCTGTTCGACGACCGCCTGAGCGCCACCGTCGCCGCCTTCCATATCAATAAAGAAAACACCCTGGCCACCGACCCGGCCACCGACCTCAAGCGCGCCATTGGCAAGGCCCGCAGCCAGGGGGTTGACCTGCAACTGAGCGGGCAATTGACTGACGCTGTGCGGGTGATTGGTGCCCTGGCCTACATCGATGCGCAAGTGACCAAGGGTGACAAAGAAATCCCCACCGGCAGCCGCGTCCCTGGCGTGGCCAAGCGCAGTGGCAGCCTGTTGGGCGTGTATGAGTTCCAGGATGGCGCCCTGCGGGGCTCGGATCTGGGCGCGGCCTTTACCTACGTCGGCGACCGCTCGGGCGAGGCCGGTAAAAGCTTCGAGTTGCCGGCCTACCACACGGTCGACCTGCTGGCCCATTACAAGGCCAGCGACAACCTCACCGTGGGCCTGAACCTCAACAACCTGTTCGATGAAAAGTACTACGAGCGCTCCTACAGCAACTACTGGGTAACCCCCGGAGAGCCGCGCAACTTCACCGTCAGCCTGACCCTCAATCTGTAA
- a CDS encoding NAD(P)/FAD-dependent oxidoreductase — protein sequence MTVPIAIIGTGIAGLSAARALKDAGHAVQLFDKSRGSGGRMSSKRSEAGTLDLGAQYFTARDRRFVDEVQRWQANGWVAEWEPQLYNCQSGQLSPSPDEQTRWVGTPRMSAITRALLDDLPVEFGCRITEVFQGQQHWNLLDADGGNHGPFSHVIIATPAHQATALLAAAPKLASTAAGVKMDPTWAIALAFDTPLDTPMEGCFVQDSPLDWLARNRSKPGRDATPDTWILHATSAWSKQHLDLPKEAIIELLHGAFAELLHCSMPAPSFSLAHRWLYARPAGSHEWGVLADADLGLYVCGDWCLSGRVEGAWLSGQEAARRLLGHLQ from the coding sequence ATGACTGTTCCCATCGCGATCATCGGTACCGGCATCGCCGGACTTTCGGCCGCCCGAGCGTTAAAAGATGCCGGGCACGCTGTACAACTCTTCGATAAAAGCCGCGGCAGTGGCGGGCGCATGTCCAGCAAGCGCAGCGAGGCCGGCACACTGGACCTTGGCGCGCAGTACTTCACCGCCCGCGACCGACGCTTCGTCGATGAAGTACAACGCTGGCAAGCCAATGGCTGGGTTGCCGAGTGGGAACCGCAACTCTACAACTGCCAATCCGGCCAACTGAGCCCTTCTCCCGATGAGCAGACCCGCTGGGTCGGCACCCCGCGCATGAGCGCCATCACCCGCGCACTGCTGGACGACCTGCCGGTGGAGTTCGGCTGCCGTATCACCGAAGTGTTCCAGGGCCAGCAACACTGGAACCTGCTGGACGCCGACGGTGGCAACCATGGCCCCTTCAGCCACGTAATCATTGCCACCCCGGCGCACCAGGCCACGGCCCTGCTGGCCGCGGCGCCGAAACTGGCGAGCACGGCAGCCGGGGTAAAAATGGACCCGACCTGGGCCATTGCCCTGGCCTTCGACACGCCGCTGGATACGCCGATGGAAGGCTGCTTCGTACAAGACAGCCCCCTCGACTGGCTGGCCCGCAACCGCAGCAAACCAGGGCGTGACGCCACGCCAGATACCTGGATCCTGCACGCCACCAGTGCCTGGAGCAAACAGCACCTGGACCTGCCCAAGGAAGCCATCATCGAATTGCTGCACGGCGCCTTTGCCGAATTGCTGCATTGCAGCATGCCGGCGCCCTCCTTCAGCCTCGCCCACCGCTGGCTGTACGCCCGACCGGCGGGCAGCCATGAATGGGGAGTACTGGCGGATGCCGACCTGGGCCTGTACGTATGTGGCGACTGGTGCCTGTCAGGCAGGGTCGAAGGCGCGTGGCTCAGCGGCCAGGAAGCCGCGCGGCGCTTGCTCGGACACCTGCAATGA